A region of Desulfovibrio sp. TomC DNA encodes the following proteins:
- a CDS encoding tetratricopeptide repeat protein yields MPPTGKSIREDLARAKAAYAKNDELRAVQLVALSLRSFLSVKLPGSERTPIEGLLRESLANISKLPSVKKYVPNGIPYTKGQEQKLAVFTVSLAKKIEADLADEGLDAMRQRKLRIDHAIIKGTKLLADGNLLEAQRNFRAAVEEYVDEKGLFPLLASRLIDAGQPKAAFEYLKRALEEAPENPRIYDFLITAGAKGEDWATVERLLLEAKSRTGSLPLYDQALAQAAARLGHWDLARSAATQALAVDPKLEDAKRVLAAAHKQAANSASAPTD; encoded by the coding sequence ATGCCGCCAACCGGTAAATCCATTCGGGAAGATTTGGCCCGGGCCAAGGCAGCGTATGCCAAAAACGACGAACTGCGCGCCGTGCAACTCGTGGCCCTCTCTTTGCGCTCGTTTCTGTCCGTCAAACTGCCGGGCAGTGAACGGACCCCCATTGAAGGCCTGTTGCGTGAAAGCCTGGCCAACATCAGCAAGCTGCCAAGCGTCAAAAAATACGTCCCCAACGGGATTCCCTACACCAAGGGCCAGGAGCAAAAGCTGGCCGTCTTTACGGTCTCCCTGGCCAAAAAGATCGAAGCCGATCTGGCCGATGAGGGGCTCGACGCCATGCGTCAGCGCAAGCTTCGCATCGATCACGCCATCATCAAGGGAACCAAGCTGTTGGCTGACGGCAATCTCCTGGAAGCCCAACGGAATTTCCGGGCGGCTGTGGAGGAGTACGTCGATGAGAAGGGACTTTTCCCGCTGCTCGCCTCGCGGCTGATCGATGCCGGGCAGCCCAAGGCCGCCTTTGAATACCTCAAACGCGCCCTGGAAGAAGCCCCCGAAAACCCGCGGATTTACGATTTCCTGATCACAGCCGGCGCCAAGGGCGAGGATTGGGCGACGGTCGAACGGCTGCTGCTTGAGGCCAAGTCGCGTACCGGTTCCCTGCCCCTCTACGACCAGGCCCTGGCCCAGGCCGCCGCCCGGCTTGGCCATTGGGATCTGGCCCGTTCGGCCGCCACCCAGGCCCTGGCCGTCGATCCGAAACTGGAAGACGCCAAACGGGTCCTGGCCGCCGCCCACAAGCAGGCTGCAAACAGCGCGTCCGCGCCGACTGACTAA
- a CDS encoding cobyrinate a,c-diamide synthase, translating to MNDRPRLVLAGLSGGAGKTILSLGICRALATAGLRVRPFKKGPDYIDAAWLGLAAGHDATNLDPFLLPPERIPSLFLEKSAGGDISIIEGNRGIFDGMDVAGSCSTAALARSLTAPVVLILDATKMTRTAAAIVAGVAGFEPGLNLAGVVLNRTAGPRHRDILREAIETLAGVPVLGLLPKIAVNPIPERHMGLVSNREQDAVDPILDGIAAIIRDNVDLDRLLAIARSAPALAEAAPPAWPAPRGDGTRPVIGVVRDAALWFYYPENLEALERAGARLVNVSILDAAPWPELDGLYLGGGFPETQVEALAANAVVRNRVRDLSADGLPIYAECGGFMYLCQGLDVAGTVYPMAGVFPVTTTLCARPQGLGYSVARVVRENPYHPVGTVLRGHEFHYSKCQAALGACAGSGGPGLPGAESFALAMERGVGMLDGLDGLVTANTFAAYTHIHADGAPHWADHFVAAALARCAAKG from the coding sequence GTGAACGATCGCCCGCGTCTGGTCCTGGCCGGACTCTCCGGGGGGGCCGGAAAAACCATCCTCTCCCTCGGCATCTGCCGGGCTTTGGCCACTGCGGGTCTGCGAGTCCGCCCTTTTAAAAAGGGTCCGGATTACATCGACGCCGCTTGGCTCGGCCTTGCCGCCGGCCACGACGCCACCAATCTGGACCCTTTCTTATTGCCCCCCGAGCGCATTCCCTCCCTTTTTCTCGAAAAATCCGCCGGCGGCGACATCAGCATCATCGAAGGCAACCGGGGCATCTTTGACGGCATGGACGTGGCCGGTTCCTGCTCCACCGCTGCCCTGGCCCGGTCACTCACCGCCCCGGTGGTGCTCATCCTCGACGCCACCAAAATGACCCGCACCGCTGCCGCCATCGTGGCCGGCGTGGCCGGCTTCGAACCAGGCCTCAACCTGGCCGGCGTGGTCCTTAACCGTACGGCCGGTCCGCGCCACCGCGACATCCTGCGCGAGGCCATCGAAACCCTGGCCGGCGTGCCGGTGCTCGGCCTGCTGCCGAAAATTGCCGTCAATCCCATTCCCGAGCGCCACATGGGTCTGGTGTCCAACCGCGAGCAGGACGCCGTGGACCCCATTTTGGATGGCATTGCCGCCATCATCCGGGACAATGTCGACCTTGATCGCCTGCTGGCCATTGCCCGGTCCGCGCCAGCCCTGGCCGAGGCCGCCCCTCCGGCGTGGCCGGCCCCCCGGGGCGACGGAACCCGGCCGGTCATCGGCGTGGTGCGCGACGCCGCCCTGTGGTTTTATTATCCGGAAAACCTTGAAGCCCTGGAACGGGCCGGAGCCCGGCTGGTCAACGTGAGCATCCTGGATGCTGCGCCCTGGCCCGAGCTTGACGGCCTCTATCTGGGCGGCGGTTTCCCGGAAACCCAGGTCGAGGCCCTGGCCGCCAATGCCGTTGTGCGCAACCGGGTGCGGGATCTGTCCGCCGACGGGCTGCCGATCTATGCCGAGTGCGGCGGATTCATGTACCTGTGCCAGGGGCTCGACGTCGCGGGCACGGTCTACCCCATGGCCGGCGTCTTTCCGGTCACGACGACCCTGTGCGCCCGGCCCCAGGGTCTGGGCTACAGCGTGGCCCGGGTGGTGCGGGAAAATCCCTACCATCCCGTCGGAACGGTCCTTCGCGGCCATGAATTCCATTATTCCAAATGCCAGGCGGCGCTTGGAGCCTGCGCTGGCAGCGGGGGGCCGGGCCTGCCCGGGGCCGAGTCCTTCGCCTTGGCCATGGAGCGGGGGGTGGGAATGCTTGATGGCCTGGATGGCCTGGTCACGGCCAACACCTTTGCCGCCTACACCCACATCCATGCCGACGGCGCGCCCCATTGGGCCGATCATTTCGTGGCTGCCGCCCTGGCCCGTTGCGCGGCCAAGGGGTAA
- a CDS encoding dissimilatory sulfite reductase D family protein, with protein MPSEKEQVLEFLTGKTGKSKFYFSDFCKIFPDKKQREVKKVLTELVNEGKLEFWSSGSTTMYGMTGAGKQKAEED; from the coding sequence ATGCCTTCCGAGAAAGAGCAAGTTCTCGAATTCCTTACGGGGAAAACTGGCAAGTCCAAGTTCTACTTCAGCGATTTCTGCAAAATCTTCCCGGACAAAAAGCAGCGCGAAGTCAAAAAGGTCCTCACCGAGCTGGTCAACGAAGGCAAGCTGGAATTCTGGTCCAGCGGCTCCACGACCATGTACGGCATGACCGGCGCCGGCAAGCAGAAGGCCGAGGAAGATTAG
- the dsrB gene encoding dissimilatory-type sulfite reductase subunit beta produces MAFISSGYNPDKPMENRITDIGPRNFEEFYPPVIKKNKGAWDYHEIVKPGVLKHVGLSGDVVYTVRVGGARLMSVTHIREICEIAEKHCGGHLRFTTRNNIEFMVETEAALDALTADLASRKFAGGSFKFPIGGTGACVSNIVHTQGYVHCHTPATDASGPVKAVMDDMFEYFQSMTLPAMVRISLACCLNMCGAVHCSDIGIVGIHRKPPIVEHDRLDNICEVPLAISACPTGAIKPAKVEIDGKKVNSVAVNASRCMYCGNCYTMCPAMPLASGEGDGIVLMVGGKVSNRISMPKFSKVVVAFIPNEPPRWPTLTKMVKQIVEVYAKEARKYERLGEWAERIGWEKFFELCDLEFTHHCIDDFRDPAYYTWRQSTQFKFTKHIEA; encoded by the coding sequence ATGGCATTCATCTCTTCCGGATACAATCCCGACAAGCCCATGGAAAACCGGATCACGGATATCGGTCCTCGTAATTTCGAGGAGTTCTATCCGCCGGTCATCAAGAAAAACAAAGGCGCGTGGGACTACCACGAGATCGTCAAACCCGGCGTGCTCAAGCACGTCGGCCTGTCCGGCGACGTGGTCTACACCGTGCGCGTCGGCGGCGCCCGCCTCATGAGCGTCACGCACATCCGCGAGATCTGCGAGATCGCCGAGAAGCATTGCGGCGGCCACCTGCGCTTCACCACCCGCAACAACATCGAGTTCATGGTCGAGACCGAGGCTGCCCTTGACGCCTTGACCGCCGACCTGGCCTCGCGCAAGTTCGCCGGCGGAAGCTTCAAGTTCCCCATCGGCGGCACCGGCGCCTGCGTCTCCAACATCGTCCACACCCAGGGGTATGTCCACTGCCACACCCCGGCCACCGACGCCTCCGGCCCGGTCAAAGCCGTCATGGACGACATGTTCGAGTACTTCCAGTCCATGACCCTGCCGGCCATGGTCCGCATCTCGCTGGCCTGCTGCCTCAACATGTGCGGCGCGGTTCACTGCTCCGACATCGGCATCGTCGGTATCCACCGCAAGCCCCCGATCGTCGAGCATGACCGTCTGGACAACATCTGCGAAGTGCCCCTGGCCATCTCCGCTTGCCCCACCGGCGCCATCAAGCCGGCCAAGGTCGAGATCGACGGCAAGAAGGTCAACTCCGTGGCTGTCAACGCCTCGCGCTGCATGTACTGCGGCAACTGCTACACCATGTGCCCGGCCATGCCGCTCGCCTCCGGCGAGGGCGACGGCATCGTGCTCATGGTCGGCGGCAAGGTGTCCAACCGCATCTCCATGCCCAAGTTCTCCAAGGTCGTTGTGGCCTTTATCCCCAACGAGCCGCCCCGTTGGCCGACGCTGACCAAGATGGTCAAGCAGATCGTTGAAGTGTACGCCAAGGAAGCTCGCAAGTACGAGCGCCTGGGCGAGTGGGCCGAGCGCATTGGCTGGGAGAAGTTCTTCGAGCTGTGCGATCTGGAATTCACCCACCACTGCATCGATGACTTCCGTGATCCGGCCTACTACACGTGGCGCCAGAGCACCCAGTTCAAGTTCACCAAGCACATCGAGGCTTAA
- the dsrA gene encoding dissimilatory-type sulfite reductase subunit alpha: MAKHQTPLLDQLETGPWPSFVSDIKQEAAHRAANPDGVDYQVPVDCPDDLLGVLELSFKDKETHWKHGGIVGVFGYGGGVIGRYCDQPEMFPGVAHFHTVRLAQPSGKYYTADYLRGIMDIWDMRGSGLTNMHGSTGDIVLLGTTTPQLEEIFFDVTHKMNTDLGGSGGNLRTPADCLGQSRCEFACYDTQDLCHTLTNDYQDELHRPAFPYKFKFKFDGCPNGCVASIARSDFSVIGTWKDDIRIDQDRVKAYVAGEFKPGGGSHSGRDWGKFDIVKEVVDRCPTGCMSYDGAKLSIDNANCTRCMHCINTMPAAVKIGLETGTSILLGAKAPILDGAQMSSLLVPFVVVEKPYDEIKEVIENIWDWWMEEGKNRERVGETMKRLSFQKLLEVTNIKAMPQHVKEPRSNPYIFFKEEEVPGGFAHDEAGYRQRHMR, from the coding sequence ATGGCGAAACACCAAACTCCCTTGTTGGACCAGCTCGAAACTGGGCCCTGGCCCAGCTTCGTGTCCGACATCAAACAGGAAGCAGCCCACCGGGCCGCTAACCCCGACGGCGTGGACTATCAGGTCCCCGTTGACTGCCCTGACGATCTGCTCGGCGTGCTGGAACTTTCCTTCAAGGACAAAGAGACCCACTGGAAGCATGGCGGCATCGTGGGCGTTTTCGGTTACGGCGGCGGCGTCATCGGCCGTTACTGCGACCAGCCCGAGATGTTCCCGGGCGTGGCCCACTTCCACACCGTGCGTCTGGCCCAGCCCTCCGGCAAGTACTACACCGCCGATTACCTGCGCGGCATCATGGACATCTGGGATATGCGCGGTTCCGGCCTGACCAACATGCACGGCTCGACCGGTGACATCGTGCTGCTCGGCACCACCACCCCGCAGCTGGAAGAAATTTTCTTCGACGTCACCCACAAGATGAACACCGACCTCGGCGGCTCGGGCGGCAACCTGCGCACCCCGGCCGACTGCCTGGGCCAGTCGCGCTGCGAATTCGCCTGCTACGACACCCAGGACCTGTGCCACACCCTGACCAATGACTACCAGGACGAACTGCACCGTCCGGCCTTCCCCTACAAGTTCAAGTTCAAGTTCGACGGCTGCCCCAACGGCTGCGTCGCCTCCATCGCCCGTTCCGACTTCTCGGTCATCGGCACCTGGAAGGACGACATCCGCATCGACCAGGACCGCGTGAAGGCCTATGTCGCCGGCGAATTCAAGCCGGGCGGCGGCTCCCACTCCGGTCGCGACTGGGGCAAGTTCGACATCGTCAAGGAAGTCGTGGATCGCTGCCCCACCGGCTGCATGTCCTACGACGGCGCCAAGCTGTCCATCGACAATGCCAACTGCACCCGTTGCATGCACTGCATCAACACCATGCCCGCTGCCGTGAAGATCGGTCTCGAAACCGGTACTTCGATCCTGCTCGGCGCCAAGGCCCCCATCCTGGACGGCGCGCAGATGTCTTCGCTGCTCGTTCCCTTCGTTGTGGTTGAAAAGCCCTACGACGAGATCAAGGAAGTCATCGAGAACATTTGGGACTGGTGGATGGAAGAAGGCAAGAACCGCGAGCGCGTGGGCGAGACCATGAAGCGTCTGTCCTTCCAGAAGCTGCTCGAGGTCACCAACATCAAGGCCATGCCGCAGCACGTCAAAGAGCCGCGCTCCAACCCGTACATCTTCTTCAAGGAAGAGGAAGTGCCGGGCGGTTTTGCACACGACGAGGCGGGCTACCGTCAGAGACACATGAGATAA